From a single Anabas testudineus chromosome 5, fAnaTes1.2, whole genome shotgun sequence genomic region:
- the smarcc2 gene encoding SWI/SNF complex subunit SMARCC2 isoform X1, with protein MAVRKKDGGPNVKYFEASDTVSQFDNVRVWLGKNYKKYIQAEPPTNKSLSSLVVQLLQFQEEVFGRHVSNPPLTKLPMKCFLDFKSGGALCHILAAAYKFKSDQGWRRFDFQNPSRMDRNVEMFMTIEKSLVQNNCLTRPVIYLSPDIEPKLLGKLKDIIKRHQGSVTEDKASSSHVVVPIPTSLEEEEWVRPVMKRDKQVLLHWGYFPDSYDTWIPASEIEAAVEDPPTPEKPRKVHAKWILDLDQYNEWMNEEDYEVGEGCPKRKRISAKTLTDEVTTPDERRDKKPGSAKKRKRSPSPSPTPPPQESKKKNTKKGPTTPYTKSKRGQREEEQEDLSKDLDEASPVPASEEGNSAKTNSTKKDSDSTPVKGGTDMDEQEDESMETTGKEEEEGSPSVKGEPVKGSDLHEDNVTEQTHHIIIPSYAAWFDYNSVHAIERRALPEFFNGKNKSKTPEIYLAYRNFMIDTYRLNPQEYLTSTACRRNLAGDVCAIMRVHAFLEQWGLINYQVDSESRPTPMGPPPTSHFHVLADTPSSLVPLQPKTSQTPASQQMMTFPDKVKDKPADLQNFGLRTDMYSKKTGSAKSKSAASSMREWTEQETLLLLEGLEMYKDDWNKVSEHVGSRTQDECILHFLRLPIEDPYLEDSASSMGPLAFQPIPFSQAGNPVMSTVAFLASVVDPRVASAAAKSALEEFSRMKEEVPAALVEAHVRRVEEAARVSGRQDPLYGLEGSGIAGTGLEEGERPDESSDESKSDSQSAEEKREAKDSKEGAIEEEEKQAENGKKEEEKGRETEGEREADKAESEMGDAEKEKDGKEGTEEGQRDGESDGERKAKVERDVGEGNLATAAASALAAAAVKAKHLAAVEERKIKSLVALLVETQMKKLEIKLRHFEELETIMDREREALEYQRQQLLADRQSFHMEQLKYAEMRARQQHFQQIQHQQHSQAGGPHSNQAAPGPPAQGLSSNQQAPSTPAPQPAPSPAPPAAAGPAPEPQQPQGTHTSPPCPPGQTTAAHSSSSTTPVLHEPSAPLSGEALHPSAPVPPPQ; from the exons ATGGCGGTGCGGAAGAAAGACGGCGGCCCGAATGTAAAATATTTCGAAGCGTCTGATACCGTTTCTCAGTTTGATAATGTCCGCGTCTGGCTGGGAAAGAATTACAAAAAG tacaTCCAGGCCGAGCCCCCCACCAACAAGTCCCTGTCCAGCCTGGTGGTCCAGTTGCTCCAGTTCCAGGAGGAGGTGTTTGGTCGACATGTCAGCAACCCTCCACTCACCAAACTGCCA atgAAGTGTTTCCTGGACTTCAAGTCAGGGGGGGCTCTCTGCCACATCCTGGCTGCTGCCTACAAGTTCAAGAGTGACCAAGGCTG GCGCAGGTTTGACTTCCAGAATCCGTCGAGGATGGACCGAAATGTAGAGATGTTCATGACGATTGAGAAGTCCTTAGTGCAG AACAACTGCCTGACAAGACCTGTCATCTACCTGAGCCCAGACATAGAACCAAAACTGCTCGGAAAACTGAAAGACATCATCAAAAGACATCAG GGCTCGGTGACTGAGGACAAGGCCTCCAGCTCCCATGTTGTTGTGCCTATTCCTACAAGTTTGGAGGAAG AGGAGTGGGTGCGTCCTGTGATGAAGAGAGATAAACAAGTGCTGCTCCACTGGGGATATTTTCCTGATAG TTATGACACCTGGATCCCAGCCAGTGAGATTGAGGCTGCTGTGGAGGATCCTCCCACACCGGAGAAACCCCGgaag GTACATGCCAAGTGGATTTTAGACCTGGATCAGTACAATGAGTGGATGAATGAGGAGGACTATGAAGTAGGAGAAGGCTGTCCTAAAAGGAAGAGGATCTCCGCCAAGACCTTGACAGATGAGGTGACCACACCTGACGAACGGAGAGACAAGAAGCCTGGAAGTGCCAAGAAGAGAAAGCGCTCACCGTCACCCTCTCCCACCCCTCCACCTCAGGagagcaagaagaagaacacCAAGAAAGG ACCAACAACTCCATACACTAAGTCTAAACGTGGCCAAagggaggaggaacaggaagatCTCAGTAAGGACTTGGACGAAGCGTCACCTGTTCCAGCATCTGAGGAGGGAAACTCAGCTAAGACAA ATAGCACCAAGAAGGACTCGGATTCAACTCCAGTCAAGGGAGGAACAGATATGG ATGAACAAGAGGATGAGTCCATGGAAACTACCGGCAAG gaagaggaggaaggctCTCCAAGTGTGAAGGGTGAACCAGTGAAAGGTTCAGACCTTCATGAGGACAACGTGACTGAGCAAACGCACCACATCATCATACCAAGCTACGCTGCCTGGTTTGACTACAACAG TGTTCATGCCATTGAGCGCAGAGCCCTGCCAGAGTTTTTCAATGGGAAGAACAAATCAAAAACCCCTGAGAT TTACCTGGCATACAGGAACTTTATGATTGACACATACCGACTGAATCCCCAGGAGTACCTGACCTCCACTGCCTGCCGCAGGAACCTGGCAGGAGATGTGTGTGCAATCATGAG AGTCCATGCCTTCCTGGAACAGTGGGGTTTGATCAACTACCAGGTGGACTCTGAGAGCCGGCCCACACCCATGGGCCCTCCACCCACCTCTCACTTTCATGTCCTCGCAGACACTCCATCCAGCCTGGTCCCCCTGCAGCCCAAGACGTCTCAG ACCCCCGCCAGCCAGCAGATGATGACATTCCCAGATAAAGTGAAGGATAAACCAGCAGATCTGCAAAACTTTGGCCTGCGGACTGACATGTACAGCAAGAAGACTGGTTCTGCAAAG AGCAAGAGTGCAGCAAGCTCTATGAGGGAGTGGACAGAGCAAGAAACACTACTCCTTCttgag GGTTTGGAAATGTACAAAGATGACTGGAACAAGGTGTCAGAACATGTAGGCAGTCGCACACAGGATGAGTGCATCCTACATTTCCTGCGACTGCCCATCGAAGACCCCTACTTGGAGGATAGTGCCTCATCCATGGGACCACTGGCCTTTCAGCCGATACCTTTCAGCCAAGCAGGAAACCCTGTGATGAGCACGGTGGCCTTCCTCGCCTCTGTAGTCGACCCACGTGTTGCCTCAGCTGCAGCCAAATCTGCTTTGG AGGAGTTTTCTCGTATGAAAGAGGAAGTTCCTGCAGCTCTTGTCGAGGCTCATGTGCGGCGGGTGGAAGAGGCTGCAAGAGTCAGCGGCCGCCAGGACCCTCTGTATGGCCTGGAGGGGAGTGGCATCGCAGGCACAGGcctggaggagggagagagaccaG ATGAAAGTAGCGATGAAAGTAAGAGTGACAGTCAATCCgctgaagagaagagagaagccAAG GACAGCAAAGAAGGAGCGattgaggaagaggagaagcagGCAGAAAAtgggaagaaggaagaagagaaaggaagagaaactgaaggagagagggaggcagacaAAGCAGAGTCAGAGATGG GCGATGCTGAGAAGGAGAAGGATGGGAAAGAGGGAACAGAGGAAGGACAAAGAGACGGAGAGAGTGACGGAGAAAGGAAGGCTAAGGTGGAGCGTGATGTTGGAGAAGGAAATCTGgccactgctgctgcatctgctcTTGCCGCTGCTGCTGTCAAAGCTAAG caCCTGGCTGCAGTGGAAGAGAGAAAGATCAAATCTCTGGTGGCGCTGCTGGTCGAAACCCAAATGAAGAAGCTGGAAATTAAACTGCGACACTTTGAAGAACTGGAAACTAtcatggacagagagagggaggcg ttggaGTACCAGCGGCAGCAGCTGCTGGCTGATCGTCAGTCTTTCCACATGGAGCAGTTGAAATACGCTGAGATGAGAGCCCGTCAGCAGCACTTCCAGCAGATtcagcaccagcagcacagCCAGGCCGGGGGCCCTCATTCCAACCAGGCCGCACCAGGTCCGCCGGCCCAGGGCCTGTCTTCAAATCAGCAAGCTCCCAGCACACCAGCACCACAGCCAGCCCCCAGCCCTgcacctccagctgctgctggccCAGCTCCTGAGCCCCAGCAACCTCAGGGCACTCACACCTCGCCCCCTTGCCCTCCAGGCCAGACCACGGCTGCCCACTCCAGCTCCAGCACTACACCTGTTCTCCATG AGCCCAGCGCCCCTCTCTCGGGGGAAGCACTCCACCCCTCAGCTCCAGTTCCTCCTCCACAGTGA
- the smarcc2 gene encoding SWI/SNF complex subunit SMARCC2 isoform X2: MAVRKKDGGPNVKYFEASDTVSQFDNVRVWLGKNYKKYIQAEPPTNKSLSSLVVQLLQFQEEVFGRHVSNPPLTKLPMKCFLDFKSGGALCHILAAAYKFKSDQGWFDFQNPSRMDRNVEMFMTIEKSLVQNNCLTRPVIYLSPDIEPKLLGKLKDIIKRHQGSVTEDKASSSHVVVPIPTSLEEEEWVRPVMKRDKQVLLHWGYFPDSYDTWIPASEIEAAVEDPPTPEKPRKVHAKWILDLDQYNEWMNEEDYEVGEGCPKRKRISAKTLTDEVTTPDERRDKKPGSAKKRKRSPSPSPTPPPQESKKKNTKKGPTTPYTKSKRGQREEEQEDLSKDLDEASPVPASEEGNSAKTNSTKKDSDSTPVKGGTDMDEQEDESMETTGKEEEEGSPSVKGEPVKGSDLHEDNVTEQTHHIIIPSYAAWFDYNSVHAIERRALPEFFNGKNKSKTPEIYLAYRNFMIDTYRLNPQEYLTSTACRRNLAGDVCAIMRVHAFLEQWGLINYQVDSESRPTPMGPPPTSHFHVLADTPSSLVPLQPKTSQTPASQQMMTFPDKVKDKPADLQNFGLRTDMYSKKTGSAKSKSAASSMREWTEQETLLLLEGLEMYKDDWNKVSEHVGSRTQDECILHFLRLPIEDPYLEDSASSMGPLAFQPIPFSQAGNPVMSTVAFLASVVDPRVASAAAKSALEEFSRMKEEVPAALVEAHVRRVEEAARVSGRQDPLYGLEGSGIAGTGLEEGERPDESSDESKSDSQSAEEKREAKDSKEGAIEEEEKQAENGKKEEEKGRETEGEREADKAESEMGDAEKEKDGKEGTEEGQRDGESDGERKAKVERDVGEGNLATAAASALAAAAVKAKHLAAVEERKIKSLVALLVETQMKKLEIKLRHFEELETIMDREREALEYQRQQLLADRQSFHMEQLKYAEMRARQQHFQQIQHQQHSQAGGPHSNQAAPGPPAQGLSSNQQAPSTPAPQPAPSPAPPAAAGPAPEPQQPQGTHTSPPCPPGQTTAAHSSSSTTPVLHEPSAPLSGEALHPSAPVPPPQ; this comes from the exons ATGGCGGTGCGGAAGAAAGACGGCGGCCCGAATGTAAAATATTTCGAAGCGTCTGATACCGTTTCTCAGTTTGATAATGTCCGCGTCTGGCTGGGAAAGAATTACAAAAAG tacaTCCAGGCCGAGCCCCCCACCAACAAGTCCCTGTCCAGCCTGGTGGTCCAGTTGCTCCAGTTCCAGGAGGAGGTGTTTGGTCGACATGTCAGCAACCCTCCACTCACCAAACTGCCA atgAAGTGTTTCCTGGACTTCAAGTCAGGGGGGGCTCTCTGCCACATCCTGGCTGCTGCCTACAAGTTCAAGAGTGACCAAGGCTG GTTTGACTTCCAGAATCCGTCGAGGATGGACCGAAATGTAGAGATGTTCATGACGATTGAGAAGTCCTTAGTGCAG AACAACTGCCTGACAAGACCTGTCATCTACCTGAGCCCAGACATAGAACCAAAACTGCTCGGAAAACTGAAAGACATCATCAAAAGACATCAG GGCTCGGTGACTGAGGACAAGGCCTCCAGCTCCCATGTTGTTGTGCCTATTCCTACAAGTTTGGAGGAAG AGGAGTGGGTGCGTCCTGTGATGAAGAGAGATAAACAAGTGCTGCTCCACTGGGGATATTTTCCTGATAG TTATGACACCTGGATCCCAGCCAGTGAGATTGAGGCTGCTGTGGAGGATCCTCCCACACCGGAGAAACCCCGgaag GTACATGCCAAGTGGATTTTAGACCTGGATCAGTACAATGAGTGGATGAATGAGGAGGACTATGAAGTAGGAGAAGGCTGTCCTAAAAGGAAGAGGATCTCCGCCAAGACCTTGACAGATGAGGTGACCACACCTGACGAACGGAGAGACAAGAAGCCTGGAAGTGCCAAGAAGAGAAAGCGCTCACCGTCACCCTCTCCCACCCCTCCACCTCAGGagagcaagaagaagaacacCAAGAAAGG ACCAACAACTCCATACACTAAGTCTAAACGTGGCCAAagggaggaggaacaggaagatCTCAGTAAGGACTTGGACGAAGCGTCACCTGTTCCAGCATCTGAGGAGGGAAACTCAGCTAAGACAA ATAGCACCAAGAAGGACTCGGATTCAACTCCAGTCAAGGGAGGAACAGATATGG ATGAACAAGAGGATGAGTCCATGGAAACTACCGGCAAG gaagaggaggaaggctCTCCAAGTGTGAAGGGTGAACCAGTGAAAGGTTCAGACCTTCATGAGGACAACGTGACTGAGCAAACGCACCACATCATCATACCAAGCTACGCTGCCTGGTTTGACTACAACAG TGTTCATGCCATTGAGCGCAGAGCCCTGCCAGAGTTTTTCAATGGGAAGAACAAATCAAAAACCCCTGAGAT TTACCTGGCATACAGGAACTTTATGATTGACACATACCGACTGAATCCCCAGGAGTACCTGACCTCCACTGCCTGCCGCAGGAACCTGGCAGGAGATGTGTGTGCAATCATGAG AGTCCATGCCTTCCTGGAACAGTGGGGTTTGATCAACTACCAGGTGGACTCTGAGAGCCGGCCCACACCCATGGGCCCTCCACCCACCTCTCACTTTCATGTCCTCGCAGACACTCCATCCAGCCTGGTCCCCCTGCAGCCCAAGACGTCTCAG ACCCCCGCCAGCCAGCAGATGATGACATTCCCAGATAAAGTGAAGGATAAACCAGCAGATCTGCAAAACTTTGGCCTGCGGACTGACATGTACAGCAAGAAGACTGGTTCTGCAAAG AGCAAGAGTGCAGCAAGCTCTATGAGGGAGTGGACAGAGCAAGAAACACTACTCCTTCttgag GGTTTGGAAATGTACAAAGATGACTGGAACAAGGTGTCAGAACATGTAGGCAGTCGCACACAGGATGAGTGCATCCTACATTTCCTGCGACTGCCCATCGAAGACCCCTACTTGGAGGATAGTGCCTCATCCATGGGACCACTGGCCTTTCAGCCGATACCTTTCAGCCAAGCAGGAAACCCTGTGATGAGCACGGTGGCCTTCCTCGCCTCTGTAGTCGACCCACGTGTTGCCTCAGCTGCAGCCAAATCTGCTTTGG AGGAGTTTTCTCGTATGAAAGAGGAAGTTCCTGCAGCTCTTGTCGAGGCTCATGTGCGGCGGGTGGAAGAGGCTGCAAGAGTCAGCGGCCGCCAGGACCCTCTGTATGGCCTGGAGGGGAGTGGCATCGCAGGCACAGGcctggaggagggagagagaccaG ATGAAAGTAGCGATGAAAGTAAGAGTGACAGTCAATCCgctgaagagaagagagaagccAAG GACAGCAAAGAAGGAGCGattgaggaagaggagaagcagGCAGAAAAtgggaagaaggaagaagagaaaggaagagaaactgaaggagagagggaggcagacaAAGCAGAGTCAGAGATGG GCGATGCTGAGAAGGAGAAGGATGGGAAAGAGGGAACAGAGGAAGGACAAAGAGACGGAGAGAGTGACGGAGAAAGGAAGGCTAAGGTGGAGCGTGATGTTGGAGAAGGAAATCTGgccactgctgctgcatctgctcTTGCCGCTGCTGCTGTCAAAGCTAAG caCCTGGCTGCAGTGGAAGAGAGAAAGATCAAATCTCTGGTGGCGCTGCTGGTCGAAACCCAAATGAAGAAGCTGGAAATTAAACTGCGACACTTTGAAGAACTGGAAACTAtcatggacagagagagggaggcg ttggaGTACCAGCGGCAGCAGCTGCTGGCTGATCGTCAGTCTTTCCACATGGAGCAGTTGAAATACGCTGAGATGAGAGCCCGTCAGCAGCACTTCCAGCAGATtcagcaccagcagcacagCCAGGCCGGGGGCCCTCATTCCAACCAGGCCGCACCAGGTCCGCCGGCCCAGGGCCTGTCTTCAAATCAGCAAGCTCCCAGCACACCAGCACCACAGCCAGCCCCCAGCCCTgcacctccagctgctgctggccCAGCTCCTGAGCCCCAGCAACCTCAGGGCACTCACACCTCGCCCCCTTGCCCTCCAGGCCAGACCACGGCTGCCCACTCCAGCTCCAGCACTACACCTGTTCTCCATG AGCCCAGCGCCCCTCTCTCGGGGGAAGCACTCCACCCCTCAGCTCCAGTTCCTCCTCCACAGTGA